The nucleotide window CTGACCTGCAAACGACTTGTGAAGCGTCTCAAAGCTGCTTCATATATAAGCAAGAATTGAGGACATCAAGTATGTGCCAGGCCTCTCCCCAGGTTGTTCATCATGCAGGACAGACAGAAAAGGTGCTTAGAGTGAAGGAGTTTGCTGTATTTAGTGACTAGATGGAGTTCCTTACTTTCCTGTGCATCTTCTATTTTACCCTACTTTTTTATGTTGAATTCAGCCCAGATAGgactgggggtgtggggtggcgggaggaggcagggtgggagACAGTGGGAAAAAGACTGGACAATCCTTGTTCTGCATCAACCTCATTGAAGTATGACACTCCTATTCTAACAAGTGTTAACAAACCATCCCTCCACTGGTTTATTCCATGGACCAACGCAGAAGGGCTCCTTAAGAAGTGGAAAGACTAAAGACAAAAGGATTTGAAGCACGGAATCCTTTAATAATGGTAGCCCATTTGGACATCGCTCTCTCTTTGGTTCAAAGAAGAAATTCCTTCTGGGGTTTGGTTTTGTACAGGGAAGCTCTTACAATATGTTGGAGAGAAAGGTTGTTCTTCAAGCAAGCAAGTGTGTCCCAAGGACCTTCTCAGCAACACTAGGAGATAATCAAACATTCAGGTACAACTACCAGTGCTGCCAAGAGGAGCTCTGTAGCCAAGGGGACTTCCAAGGTGAGTGCCAACAcatctctgctctccctcccttcccatccTTTATCCCAATCCATTGTCTTATGTCTGTCTTCTAAGTACCTTCCTACGacctgtctctctgtttctgagCTGCCTATTGATTTTGCTCACTGACTCACTGACTGTCTTTCCTTCCTGTGAAGGGATAGGCACAAGCCCTTCTTTTAGACTGAATGGCAGCTGGGCGGCTGGGATGGGTCCTCAGGATTTACACTAAGTATGAGTTTGTAGGTTTAAATTGTTTGCTTTTCCATTCCAGTTGAAAAGTTGTTTGTCCTTGCCTATTTATTTCTGCACTctcttaacagtatttttttattgaagtataattaacatacagtattatattagtttcaggtgtacaatatagtgattcaacaattctatatattgctCAGgactcatcaagataaatgtactcttaatctctcACCTATATAATACATCCTCCACCCACCTACCTgctagcaaccatcagtttattctatttaagagtgttttttgtttgcctttttaaaaaacctttgtttgttaatttgttttgttttttaaattctatatatgagtgaaatcatatgatagatatttatttttccttgactgacttatttcacttagcatttatgctctaaatccatccatgttgtttgaaatggaaagatctcatcctttttttaaaatttttttatttatttatgataggcacacagtgagagagagagagaggcagagacacaggcagagagagaagcaggctccacgcaccgggagcccgacgtgggattcgatcccggtctccaggatcgcgccctgggccaaaggcaggcgccaaaccgctgcgccacccagggatccccagatctcatccttttttatggttgtGTAATATCCTCTTGTATAgacacgcctgggtggctcagtggttaagcatctgactttggctcaggttgtgatcctggggtcccaggattgagtcccacactgggctccctgcagggagcctgcttctccctctgcttatatttctgcctctctttctctgtgtctctaatgaataaataaaatttatttattcacacacacacacatacatatcacgtattctttatccattcttcagtccATGGACACCCGGGTTGTTTTTTCATATATCAGCTATTGCAAATAattctacaataaacataggggtgcatatatcttttcaaattagtgtttttcattttctttgggtaaataccccagTAATGAAATTATGGAATCACatggaattttccatttttatttttttgaggatcctccatactgttttccacagtggctatacccaaattgcattcctaccaacagtacacaaagattcctttttctctgcaccctcacaaatacttgttatttcctatgttttttattttagccattctgacaggcataaAGTGATATCTAATTAtagttttaacttgcattttcctgatgatcagtgatgtagagcatctttttttatgtgtctgttggccatctgtatatctttcttggaaaaatgtctattaaggtcccatgcccattttttaattggattatttgtgggggttttttgatattgagttgtataagctctttatacatttagaatattatttatatataatttttattattgtttatattatttatatattttattatttttatattataaattatatattatttatatatttaattatatatttaaaagatatatatatataatttgcaaatatctttcttcattcagtaggttgcctttttattttgttggtgattttctttgctatgcaaaagcgttttattttggtgtagtcccagtagtttatttttgttttatttcctttgcttaaggagatatataaagaaaaatgtgtctaCAGATGATGGGAAATTACTTCCAATGTTTGGTTATGGACTGGAAGAacgaatattgttaaaatgtccatactacccaagcaatctacagatgtgcaattcctatcaaaatacaacaatatttttcacagaactagagaaaataaaactaaaatttgtaCCACAAAAGactgagtagccaaagcaatcctgagggaATAAAGCTCAAAgtatcacaataccagatttcaagatacactacagagctgtagtgatcaaagcagtatggtactggcacaaaaatagacacatagatcaatggaacagaagagagaatgcagaaataaacccatgcttgtATGGTCAATTTATCTATGGCAAAGGAgagaagaatatacaatggggatgAGGCAGTCTCTCCCAAAaatgtgctgggaaaactgggcagctacatgtatacaaaagaatgaaaccagaccactttttTATGCCATCCACAGAAATaagctaaaaatatattaaagacttAGATGTGaaacttgaaatgataaaatttcttACCAGTATTTTTTAAGACCACAAGTTACCTTCTGTCATCTAAGCATTTTTCTCCAGCCAGGGCAAAGGATCAATTcatgaaagaagcaaataaacCAAATTCCTATAAGATCCTCTATTTTTCCACTTAATACCtactcccctccacacacacacacaccctctatGCCACcctagttttaaataattttgatttggGGTGGAGGAATCATGGAATAAGCATGATCTTGGTTGGGGGATAATAATGCTCTGAGCTCCTTTTATGGCTTACTCTTTAagatgaaatttttctttcttcattcagtgCCTCAGAAATCCTCAGTACCCAATGGCATTAAGTGTCCTGCCTGCTACAATGTGTATGACATTTCCTGCGACCCAGTTCTTCTTGCCTGCACTGGTACAGAGACAAAGCATGTGGAAGTTATTGGCATAGGTACAACTATTTCCACAGGATTCTTGGTGTTCATTTTCTCAAAAGATATATCTGTGCTAGATATCTTTGCTGTGTAATCATTACTCCAAAACTtggcagtttaaaacaatgagcatttattatttcatggcATCTGAGGGTCAGGAGTCTGGGAGTGGCTTAGCTAAGTGCTACTGGCTGAGTTTCTCATGAAGTTGTAATCTAGCTGTCAGCAGGGCCTGTCACCAGGAAGACCTGCTTCCAAGATCACCCATGTAGTTGTCAGGCTTGGTTCTTCTCTACATGGGTCTCTGTGTGGGCTGCCTGGATGTCCTCATAATGTATTCCCCCACAGCaagtgatgagagagagagagagagagagagagagagagataagagagatggagggagggaggaagagcacTAACTGGCATTTCTCAGGGCAAATGATGacggaggaagaagaggaggagaagagggagggaggaaggagatacTACAGTTTCAAAGTAATCAAATATCAGAAGTGACATTTCTTCACTTCTGTTGTATCCTGTTGGTTGCACAGATCAACTCTGATACAACATGGGAGAAGAGTATACAAGGACATG belongs to Canis lupus baileyi chromosome 15, mCanLup2.hap1, whole genome shotgun sequence and includes:
- the LOC140604429 gene encoding protein RoBo-1-like isoform X1; the protein is MCQASPQVVHHAGQTEKGSSYNMLERKVVLQASKCVPRTFSATLGDNQTFRYNYQCCQEELCSQGDFQVPQKSSVPNGIKCPACYNVYDISCDPVLLACTGTETKHVEVIGIDSPIFMIFAMGCATETAT
- the LOC140604429 gene encoding protein RoBo-1-like isoform X2; this encodes MLERKVVLQASKCVPRTFSATLGDNQTFRYNYQCCQEELCSQGDFQVPQKSSVPNGIKCPACYNVYDISCDPVLLACTGTETKHVEVIGIDSPIFMIFAMGCATETAT